The Impatiens glandulifera chromosome 8, dImpGla2.1, whole genome shotgun sequence genome includes a window with the following:
- the LOC124912964 gene encoding expansin-B15-like has product MITREILWRLPSTAKSASAFVGAGGEIAGEEKKIKKKAIHSEATWYGSPDGAGSDGGACGFCDAVESIYGKYITAVGNGLYKGGKGCGACYEVKCLSHSACSGNSINVVVSDQCPGCDPYQFDLSGTSFGALASNGSSNQLRGAGRIQIEYQKVPCKYNGETIKFVVDNGSNPYYIAVNIMEVGGDGDLENVEIQQGSNPFMAARLVFGATWGVNSFMPGPLSIRLTTSSGKSIVAQNVIPKGWQSGTKYSSNVQF; this is encoded by the exons atgatAACGAGAGAAATTCTCTGGCGCTTACCGTCGACGGCTAAAAGTGCGTCTGCGTTCGTCGGTGCTGGTGGAGAAATCGCcggagaggagaagaagataaagaagaagG CAATTCATAGTGAAGCCACTTGGTATGGATCTCCCGATGGTGCAGGGAGCGACG GTGGAGCGTGTGGATTTTGTGACGCTGTTGAATCGATATATGGAAAATATATAACCGCAGTTGGTAACGGCCTATATAAAGGTGGCAAAGGATGCGGCGCATGTTATGAG GTGAAATGCTTGTCACATTCAGCATGCTCTGGAAATTCAATAAATGTGGTTGTTTCTGATCAATGTCCAGGGTGTGATCCTTATCAATTTGATCTTAGTGGTACTTCTTTTGGAGCCCTTGCATCTAATGGGTCTTCCAATCAACTCCGCGGTGCTGGTCGCATTCAAATCGAATACcaaaa GGTTCCATGCAAATATAATGGGGAAACAATAAAATTTGTAGTGGATAATGGATCGAATCCATATTATATAGCGGTAAATATTATGGAAGTAGGTGGAGACGGTGACCTAGAAAATGTGGAGATTCAACAAGGGTCCAACCCGTTTATGGCTGCCCGTTTGGTTTTTGGAGCCACATGGGGCGTCAACTCATTCATGCCTGGTCCATTGTCGATTCGACTCACCACAAGTTCGGGAAAGTCTATTGTTGCTCAAAATGTTATCCCGAAAGGTTGGCAGTCGGGCACGAAGTATAGTTCTAATGTGCAATTTTAA
- the LOC124912113 gene encoding ubiquitin-conjugating enzyme E2-17 kDa-like, translated as MASKRILKELKDLQKDPPTSCSAGPVAEDMFHWQATIMGPSDSPYAGGVFLVSIHFPPDYPFKPPKVAFRTKVFHPNINSNGSICLDILKDQWSPALTISKVLLSICSLLTDPNPDDPLVPEIAQMYKTDRTKYEATARSWSQKYAMG; from the exons ATGGCTTCCAAGAGGATCTTGAAGGAGCTCAAGGATCTGCAAAAGGATCCTCCTACTTCGTGCAGTGCAG GTCCTGTGGCGGAGGACATGTTTCATTGGCAAGCAACCATTATGGGACCAAGTGATAGCCCTTATGCAGGTGGTGTCTTTCTGGTTTCCATTCATTTCCCACCAGATTATCCATTTAAGCCACCCAAG GTTGCTTTTAGAACCAAGGTTTTCCACCCAAACATTAACAGCAATGGAAGTATTTGTCTTGATATCTTGAAAGATCAGTGGAGTCCAGCATTAACCATATCTAAG GTTCTGTTGTCCATCTGTTCCCTACTAACGGACCCAAACCCAGATGATCCTCTTGTTCCAGAAATTGCTCAAATGTACAAGACCGACAGGACCAAGTACGAGGCCACTGCCCGAAGCTGGTCTCAGAAATATGCCATGGGATGA
- the LOC124911897 gene encoding thioredoxin-like protein YLS8 produces the protein MSYLLPHLHNGWAVDQAILAEEERLVVIRFGHDWDETCMQMDEVLSSVAETIKNFAVIYLVDITEVPDFNTMYELYDPSTIMFFFRNKHIMIDLGTGNNNKINWAMKDKQEFIDIVETIYRGARKGRGLVIAPKDYSTKYRY, from the exons ATGTCGTACTTGCTGCCTCATCTTCACAATGGATGGGCCGTGGATCAAGCAATTCTTGCTGAAGAAGAACGTCTCGTTGTGATTCGGTTCGGTCATGATTGGGATGAAACTTGTATGCAG ATGGATGAGGTTTTGTCCTCGGTTGCAGAGACAATAAAGAACTTTGCTGTGATATACCTTGTGGACATAACCGAGGTGCCAGACTTCAATACTATGTACGAGCTGTATGACCCTTCGACAATAATGTTCTTCTTCAGGAACAAACACATTATGATAGATCTTGGgactggaaacaacaacaaGATCAACTGGGCGATGAAGGATAAACAGGAATTTATCGACATTGTTGAAACTATCTATCGTGGGGCAAGAAAGGGTCGCGGTCTGGTTATTGCACCCAAGGATTACTCCACTAAGTACCGTTATTAA